A genome region from Salvia splendens isolate huo1 chromosome 19, SspV2, whole genome shotgun sequence includes the following:
- the LOC121779399 gene encoding beta-amyrin 6-beta-monooxygenase-like, producing the protein MVAIVAYFVPLFLLPFSLYLFSIILRRSSDDRKKLPAGSRGWPVLGENLKFAHSPEKFVTEKMSKHSPDIFQTSLLGEKMATFCGAKGNKFLFSNENKLFASWWPQSLRKVLWFPQTNSTYNRILHRDVLSPEALKKFVPVMDALAREHMTRHWRPNTVVKVLPLSKIYTFELACRLFMSVVDPRRVKKIYDPFSEVTRGILSVPVDLPGTAYRRAIRAGGFIRAELMRIVEQRRKEMQRDFLSKMVMLRDEDGDFLNEKKICNEIIVMLLASYDTTSSAITGVINHLAQFPHIYNEVFKEQMAIAESKGPGELLTWDDIEKMKYSWNVARESLRLMPPAVGAFREATTEFTYAGFTIPKGWKTFWTVHSTHKNPDCFPEPERFDPSRFEGSGPAPYTFVPFGGGPRMCPGKEYARLELLVMMHNVVTRFRLEKTIPNEKIVYHATSTPVHGLPLRLHPHQK; encoded by the exons ATGGTGGCCATTGTAGCATATTTTGTCCCTCTTTTCCTTCTTcccttttctctctatctcttctccatcatcttgaGAAGAAGCTCCGATGATCGAAAAAAACTCCCTGCAGGCTCCCGGGGCTGGCCGGTCCTGGGGGAGAACCTCAAGTTCGCCCACAgcccggagaaattcgtcacagAAAAAATGTCGAAACACTCTCCCGACATCTTCCAAACCTCGTTGCTCGGAGAGAAAATGGCAACGTTCTGCGGCGCGAAAGGCAACAAGTTCCTCTTCTCCAACGAGAACAAACTCTTCGCCTCCTGGTGGCCTCAATCCCTCCGGAAAGTCCTGTGGTTTCCCCAAACAAATTCCACCTACAACCGCATCCTCCACCGCGACGTCCTGTCGCCCGAGGCCCTCAAGAAATTCGTGCCCGTGATGGACGCGCTGGCTCGTGAGCACATGACGCGTCACTGGAGGCCTAACACCGTCGTGAAGGTTCTCCCGCTGTCGAAGATTTACACGTTCGAGCTGGCGTGCAGGCTGTTTATGAGCGTGGTGGACCCGAGGCGCGTGAAGAAGATCTACGACCCGTTTTCCGAGGTGACGAGGGGGATACTGTCCGTGCCCGTTGATCTGCCCGGGACGGCCTACAGGCGCGCGATCCGAGCAGGGGGGTTTATTAGGGCGGAGCTGATGAGGATAGTcgagcagcggaggaaggagaTGCAACGGGACTTTCTTTCGAAGATGGTGATGCTGAGGGATGAAGATGGGGATTTTTTGAATGAGAAGAAGATTTGTAATGAAATAATTGTTATGTTGCTTGCTAGTTATGATACAACTAGCTCTGCAATTACTGGTGTCATCAATCATCTTGCTCAATTTCCCCATATTTACAATGAGGTGTTTAAAG AGCAAATGGCGATAGCAGAGTCGAAAGGCCCCGGTGAGCTGCTGACGTGGGATGATATTGAGAAGATGAAGTACTCGTGGAACGTTGCCCGTGAATCCCTCAGGCTTATGCCTCCTGCGGTCGGAGCATTCAGGGAAGCCACAACTGAATTCACCTATGCAGGTTTCACCATTCCTAAAGGATGGAAG ACGTTCTGGACGGTGCACTCGACCCACAAGAATCCCGACTGCTTCCCAGAGCCGGAGAGGTTTGATCCATCGCGATTTGAGGGGAGTGGACCGGCGCCTTACACGTTCGTTCCATTTGGAGGAGGGCCAAGAATGTGCCCGGGGAAAGAGTATGCTAGGCTTGAATTGTTGGTTATGATGCATAATGTGGTGACAAGGTTTAGACTTGAGAAGACTATCCCGAATGAGAAGATAGTTTACCATGCTACGTCTACACCGGTTCATGGCCTTCCACTTCGTCTTCATCCTCATCAAAAATAG